A genome region from Tachyglossus aculeatus isolate mTacAcu1 chromosome 1, mTacAcu1.pri, whole genome shotgun sequence includes the following:
- the TRAF3 gene encoding TNF receptor-associated factor 3 isoform X1, with amino-acid sequence MDSSKKMDPSLVQQNVPPKANPDRGPGASIYVPEQGGYKERFVKTVEDKYKCEKCHLILCNPKQTECGHRFCETCMNMLLSSSPKCSACQENVIKDKVFKDNCCKREILALQIYCRNENRGCTEQLTLGHLLVHLKSDCQFEELSCPRADCKEKVLRKDLPDHIEKSCKYREATCKYCTSQVPMITLQKHEDTECPCVVVSCPHKCSVQTLLRSELNAHLSECINAPSTCSFKRYGCTFQGTNQQIKAHEASSAVQHVNLLKEWSNSLEKKVSLLQNESVEKNKSIQSLHNQICSFEIEIERQKEMLRNNESKILHLQRVIDSQAEKLKELDKEIRPFRQNWEEADSMKSSVESLQNRVTELESVDKNAGQAARNTGMLETQLSRHDQMLSVHDIRLADMDLRFQVLETASYNGVLIWKIRDYKRRKQEAVMGKTLSLYSQPFYTGYFGYKMCARVYLNGDGMGKGTHLSLFFVIMRGEYDALLPWPFKQKVTLMLMDQGSSRRHLGDAFKPDPNSSSFKKPTGEMNIASGCPVFVAQTVLENGTYIKDDTIFIKVIVDTSDLPDP; translated from the exons ATGGATTCTAGTAAAAAGATGGACCCCTCTTTAGTACAGCAGAATGTACCACCGAAGGCCAATCCTGATCGCGGTCCTGGAGCGTCGATTTATGTCCCGGAAcaaggaggttacaaagagaGATTTGTGAAAACAGTGGAAGACAAGTATAAGTGTGAAAAATGTCACCTGATATTATGCAACCCCAAGCAGACAGAATGTGGACACCGGTTCTGTGAAACTTGCATGAATATGTTGTTAAG TTCTAGTCCAAAATGTTCGGCGTGTCAAGAAAACGTCATTAAAGATAAG GTGTTTAAGGATAATTGCTGCAAGCGAGAAATACTTGCTCTTCAAATATACTGTAGAAATGAAAACAGAGGTTGCACAGAACAATTAACTCTGGGACATTTGCTG GTACATTTAAAAAGTGATTGTCAATTTGAAGAACTTTCATGTCCTCGTGCTGACTGCAAAGAAAAAGTGCTGAGAAAAGACTTGCCTGACCATATAGAAAAATCCTGTAAATATCGGGAGGCCACATGTAAATATTGTACAAGTCAAGTTCCAATGATTACATTGCAG AAACATGAAGATACAGAGTGTCCATGTGTTGTAGTCTCATGCCCGCATAAGTGTAGTGTTCAAACACTTTTGAGGAGTGAG TTGAATGCACATTTGTCAGAATGTATTAATGCCCCAAGTACGTGTAGTTTTAAGCGTTATGGCTGCACATTTCAG GGAACAAACCAGCAAATTAAAGCACATGAGGCCAGCTCAGCAGTGCAGCATGTTAACTTATTGAAAGAGTGGAGTAATTCTCTAGAGAAAAAG GTATCCCTGCTGCAGAATGAAAGTGTAGAAAAAAACAAGAGTATTCAAAGTTTACACAATCAAATTTGCAGCTTTGAAATAGAAAttgaaagacagaaggaaatgctCCGGAATAATGAATCCAAAATACTTCATTTACAG CGAGTCATAGACAGTCAAGCGGAGAAACTAAAAGAACTGGACAAAGAGATCCGCCCCTTCCGACAGAACTGGGAAGAAGCAGACAGCATGAAGAGCAGTGTGGAGTCTCTCCAGAATAGAGTGACGGAACTGGAGAGCGTCGACAAGAACGCGGGGCAAGCGGCTCGCAACACAG GTATGCTTGAGACCCAGCTAAGTAGACACGATCAGATGCTGAGCGTCCATGACATTCGCCTGGCTGACATGGACCTCCGATTCCAAGTCTTAGAAACCGCCAGCTACAACGGAGTACTGATTTGGAAAATTCGAGATTATAAGCGAAGGAAGCAAGAAGCGGTCATGGGGAAGACTCTGTCTTTGTACAGCCAGCCCTTTTACACGGGCTACTTTGGCTATAAGATGTGCGCCAGGGTTTATCTTAATGGGgacgggatggggaaagggacacACCTCTCGTTGTTTTTTGTCATAATGCGGGGTGAGTACGATGCTTTGCTTCCTTGGCCGTTTAAACAGAAAGTGACTCTCATGTTAATGGATCAGGGATCTTCCCGCCGCCACTTAGGAGATGCTTTCAAACCCGACCCGAACAGCAGCAGCTTCAAGAAGCCCACTGGAGAGATGAACATTGCGTCCGGTTGCCCGGTCTTCGTGGCCCAAACGGTTCTAGAGAACGGGACGTATATTAAAGACGATACTATTTTTATTAAAGTCATAGTGGATACGTCGGATCTACCGGACCCCTGa
- the TRAF3 gene encoding TNF receptor-associated factor 3 isoform X2, producing MDSSKKMDPSLVQQNVPPKANPDRGPGASIYVPEQGGYKERFVKTVEDKYKCEKCHLILCNPKQTECGHRFCETCMNMLLSSSPKCSACQENVIKDKVFKDNCCKREILALQIYCRNENRGCTEQLTLGHLLVHLKSDCQFEELSCPRADCKEKVLRKDLPDHIEKSCKYREATCKYCTSQVPMITLQKHEDTECPCVVVSCPHKCSVQTLLRSEVSLLQNESVEKNKSIQSLHNQICSFEIEIERQKEMLRNNESKILHLQRVIDSQAEKLKELDKEIRPFRQNWEEADSMKSSVESLQNRVTELESVDKNAGQAARNTGMLETQLSRHDQMLSVHDIRLADMDLRFQVLETASYNGVLIWKIRDYKRRKQEAVMGKTLSLYSQPFYTGYFGYKMCARVYLNGDGMGKGTHLSLFFVIMRGEYDALLPWPFKQKVTLMLMDQGSSRRHLGDAFKPDPNSSSFKKPTGEMNIASGCPVFVAQTVLENGTYIKDDTIFIKVIVDTSDLPDP from the exons ATGGATTCTAGTAAAAAGATGGACCCCTCTTTAGTACAGCAGAATGTACCACCGAAGGCCAATCCTGATCGCGGTCCTGGAGCGTCGATTTATGTCCCGGAAcaaggaggttacaaagagaGATTTGTGAAAACAGTGGAAGACAAGTATAAGTGTGAAAAATGTCACCTGATATTATGCAACCCCAAGCAGACAGAATGTGGACACCGGTTCTGTGAAACTTGCATGAATATGTTGTTAAG TTCTAGTCCAAAATGTTCGGCGTGTCAAGAAAACGTCATTAAAGATAAG GTGTTTAAGGATAATTGCTGCAAGCGAGAAATACTTGCTCTTCAAATATACTGTAGAAATGAAAACAGAGGTTGCACAGAACAATTAACTCTGGGACATTTGCTG GTACATTTAAAAAGTGATTGTCAATTTGAAGAACTTTCATGTCCTCGTGCTGACTGCAAAGAAAAAGTGCTGAGAAAAGACTTGCCTGACCATATAGAAAAATCCTGTAAATATCGGGAGGCCACATGTAAATATTGTACAAGTCAAGTTCCAATGATTACATTGCAG AAACATGAAGATACAGAGTGTCCATGTGTTGTAGTCTCATGCCCGCATAAGTGTAGTGTTCAAACACTTTTGAGGAGTGAG GTATCCCTGCTGCAGAATGAAAGTGTAGAAAAAAACAAGAGTATTCAAAGTTTACACAATCAAATTTGCAGCTTTGAAATAGAAAttgaaagacagaaggaaatgctCCGGAATAATGAATCCAAAATACTTCATTTACAG CGAGTCATAGACAGTCAAGCGGAGAAACTAAAAGAACTGGACAAAGAGATCCGCCCCTTCCGACAGAACTGGGAAGAAGCAGACAGCATGAAGAGCAGTGTGGAGTCTCTCCAGAATAGAGTGACGGAACTGGAGAGCGTCGACAAGAACGCGGGGCAAGCGGCTCGCAACACAG GTATGCTTGAGACCCAGCTAAGTAGACACGATCAGATGCTGAGCGTCCATGACATTCGCCTGGCTGACATGGACCTCCGATTCCAAGTCTTAGAAACCGCCAGCTACAACGGAGTACTGATTTGGAAAATTCGAGATTATAAGCGAAGGAAGCAAGAAGCGGTCATGGGGAAGACTCTGTCTTTGTACAGCCAGCCCTTTTACACGGGCTACTTTGGCTATAAGATGTGCGCCAGGGTTTATCTTAATGGGgacgggatggggaaagggacacACCTCTCGTTGTTTTTTGTCATAATGCGGGGTGAGTACGATGCTTTGCTTCCTTGGCCGTTTAAACAGAAAGTGACTCTCATGTTAATGGATCAGGGATCTTCCCGCCGCCACTTAGGAGATGCTTTCAAACCCGACCCGAACAGCAGCAGCTTCAAGAAGCCCACTGGAGAGATGAACATTGCGTCCGGTTGCCCGGTCTTCGTGGCCCAAACGGTTCTAGAGAACGGGACGTATATTAAAGACGATACTATTTTTATTAAAGTCATAGTGGATACGTCGGATCTACCGGACCCCTGa